Proteins encoded in a region of the Frondihabitans sp. 762G35 genome:
- the sufB gene encoding Fe-S cluster assembly protein SufB, with protein sequence MSDVLIDRPELEGLGQYEFGWADSDAAGASARRGVNPEVVTDISNLKSEPEWMLANRLKGLALFERKPMPTWGADLSGIDFDNIKYFVRSTEKQAGSWEELPDDIKATYEKLGIPEAERNRLVAGVAAQYESEVVYHQIREDLEAQGVIFMDTDTALREHPELFKEYFGTVIPAGDNKFAALNTAVWSGGSFVYVPKNVRVEIPLQAYFRINTENMGQFERTLIIADEGSYVHYIEGCTAPIYKSDSLHSAVVEIIVKKNARVRYTTIQNWSNNVYNLVTKRAIAHEGATMEWIDGNIGSKVTMKYPSIYLAGEHAKGETLSVAFAGPGQHQDAGAKMIHMAPYTTSSIVSKSIARGGGRAGYRGEVRVDEGAHHSANTVRCDALLVDTISRSDTYPAIDIRVDDVQLGHEATVSRVSEEQLFYLMSRGMAEDEAMAMIVRGFIEPIARELPMEYALELNKLIEMSMEGSVG encoded by the coding sequence ATGTCCGACGTATTGATTGACCGACCGGAACTCGAAGGGCTCGGCCAGTACGAGTTCGGCTGGGCCGACTCCGATGCAGCCGGCGCGTCCGCGCGCCGTGGCGTGAACCCCGAGGTCGTCACCGACATCTCGAACCTCAAGAGCGAGCCCGAGTGGATGCTCGCCAACCGCCTCAAGGGCCTCGCGCTCTTCGAGCGCAAGCCGATGCCCACCTGGGGAGCCGACCTCTCCGGCATCGACTTCGACAACATCAAGTACTTCGTGCGCTCGACCGAGAAGCAGGCCGGCAGCTGGGAGGAGCTCCCGGACGACATCAAGGCCACGTACGAGAAGCTCGGCATCCCCGAGGCGGAGCGCAACCGCCTCGTCGCCGGCGTCGCGGCTCAGTACGAGTCCGAGGTCGTCTACCACCAGATCCGCGAGGACCTCGAGGCCCAGGGCGTCATCTTCATGGACACCGACACGGCGCTGCGCGAGCACCCCGAGCTGTTCAAGGAGTACTTCGGCACCGTGATCCCGGCGGGCGACAACAAGTTCGCCGCGCTCAACACGGCCGTCTGGTCCGGCGGGTCCTTCGTCTACGTGCCGAAGAACGTCCGGGTCGAGATCCCGCTGCAGGCCTACTTCCGGATCAACACCGAGAACATGGGCCAGTTCGAGCGCACGCTGATCATCGCCGACGAGGGCAGCTACGTGCACTACATCGAGGGCTGCACCGCTCCCATCTACAAGAGCGACTCGCTGCACTCCGCCGTCGTCGAGATCATCGTGAAGAAGAACGCCCGCGTCCGCTACACGACGATCCAGAACTGGTCCAACAACGTCTACAACCTCGTGACCAAGCGAGCCATCGCCCACGAGGGCGCCACCATGGAGTGGATCGACGGCAACATCGGCTCCAAGGTGACGATGAAGTACCCCTCGATCTACCTGGCCGGCGAGCACGCCAAGGGCGAGACCCTGTCCGTCGCCTTCGCCGGCCCCGGCCAGCACCAGGACGCCGGCGCGAAGATGATCCACATGGCGCCGTACACGACGTCGTCGATCGTCTCGAAGTCGATCGCCCGCGGAGGTGGCCGCGCCGGTTACCGCGGCGAGGTCCGCGTCGACGAGGGTGCGCACCACTCCGCCAACACGGTCCGCTGCGACGCTCTCCTCGTCGACACCATCTCCCGCTCCGACACGTACCCGGCCATCGACATCCGGGTCGACGATGTGCAGCTCGGCCACGAGGCGACCGTCTCGCGCGTCAGCGAGGAGCAGCTCTTCTACCTGATGTCGCGCGGCATGGCGGAGGACGAGGCCATGGCCATGATCGTCCGAGGCTTCATCGAGCCCATCGCCCGTGAGCTCCCGATGGAGTACGCCCTCGAATTGAACAAGCTCATCGAGATGAGCATGGAAGGATCCGTCGGATAG
- a CDS encoding COX15/CtaA family protein, whose amino-acid sequence MSNAQATATGLVSRVWSWLPDTVDRRVRFLAWASFVCQVVLIGTGGLVRLTGSGLGCPTWPQCTDGSFVSTPEMGIHGIIEFGNRLLTFVLVIIVIAAFVSILRFRRQRRDLFRLTLIQGLSIPFQAVVGGLSVLAKLNPYVVGSHFVISMILVALTATLVYRAYRGPRGTSSATPSWYATLARVAAVFVGITVVLGILTTGAGPHAGDANTHRNGFDTTVIQHVHAIPAYVLFALTLVLVVGALRSGLPRRFPSLLLGVELLQIVVGLTQARTGLPAGLVGTHMVLAGLLVGAMTAVVLTLRADADLTKPVPEAAEVAAA is encoded by the coding sequence GTGAGCAACGCACAGGCAACGGCCACCGGACTGGTTTCGCGAGTATGGTCCTGGCTGCCCGACACCGTCGACCGCCGCGTGCGATTCCTCGCCTGGGCGTCGTTCGTCTGCCAGGTGGTGCTCATCGGCACCGGCGGGCTCGTGCGCCTCACCGGGTCCGGACTCGGCTGCCCGACCTGGCCCCAATGCACCGACGGGTCGTTCGTCTCGACGCCGGAGATGGGCATCCACGGGATCATCGAGTTCGGCAACCGGTTGCTCACGTTCGTGCTCGTGATCATCGTGATCGCGGCGTTCGTCAGCATCCTGCGATTCCGTCGCCAGCGGCGGGACCTCTTCCGCCTGACCCTGATCCAGGGACTCAGCATCCCGTTCCAGGCCGTCGTCGGCGGTCTGAGCGTGCTCGCCAAGCTGAACCCGTACGTCGTCGGCTCGCACTTCGTGATCTCGATGATCCTCGTGGCCCTGACCGCGACGCTCGTCTACCGGGCCTACCGCGGGCCGCGCGGGACCTCGTCGGCGACGCCGTCGTGGTACGCCACGTTGGCTCGTGTGGCAGCGGTGTTCGTCGGGATCACGGTGGTCCTGGGCATCCTGACCACTGGTGCCGGCCCCCACGCCGGAGACGCCAACACGCATCGCAACGGATTCGACACGACCGTCATCCAGCACGTGCACGCGATCCCGGCGTACGTGCTCTTCGCCCTGACGCTCGTGCTCGTCGTCGGGGCGCTCCGCTCCGGGCTGCCGCGACGGTTCCCGTCTCTCCTGCTCGGTGTCGAGCTGCTGCAGATCGTCGTGGGGCTCACCCAGGCGCGGACGGGACTCCCCGCCGGGCTCGTCGGCACGCACATGGTCCTGGCAGGCCTCCTCGTGGGGGCGATGACGGCGGTCGTGCTGACGCTGCGGGCTGACGCCGACCTGACGAAGCCGGTGCCCGAGGCGGCGGAGGTCGCTGCGGCCTGA
- a CDS encoding heme o synthase produces the protein MTAALDTRSGPEAGRARIGVKRKVRAYVSLTKPRVMELLLVTTAPTMFLAQGGVPNLWLIAATLIGGALSAGSASAFNCYIDRDIDRIMKRTKDRALVTGDVSDREALVFAYVIGVASIVWLWFTVNPLSAALSLGAILFYVFVYTLWLKRRTPQNIVWGGIAGCMPVLIGWAAVTGSLTWAPVILFLVIFLWTPPHYWPLSMRYRDDYASVNVPMLAVVRGRAHVGLQVILYAWATVACSLLLVPVAHMGVVYTAVAVASGAWFIWESHRLYGRAIQHVAEVQPMRVFHSSITYLTLIFLAVGIDPLLPF, from the coding sequence ATGACTGCTGCACTCGACACTCGCTCCGGCCCCGAAGCGGGTCGAGCCCGCATCGGCGTCAAACGCAAGGTCCGTGCGTACGTCTCCCTCACCAAGCCCCGGGTCATGGAGCTCCTGCTCGTCACGACCGCTCCGACGATGTTCCTCGCCCAGGGCGGCGTGCCCAATCTCTGGCTCATCGCGGCGACGCTGATCGGCGGCGCCCTGAGCGCCGGCTCCGCCTCCGCGTTCAACTGCTACATCGACCGCGACATCGACCGCATCATGAAGCGCACCAAGGATCGCGCGCTCGTCACGGGCGACGTCAGCGATCGCGAGGCTCTCGTGTTCGCCTACGTCATCGGCGTCGCCTCGATCGTCTGGCTCTGGTTCACGGTCAACCCGCTCTCCGCCGCCCTGTCGCTCGGCGCCATCCTCTTCTACGTCTTCGTCTACACGCTCTGGCTCAAGCGCCGCACCCCGCAGAACATCGTCTGGGGCGGCATCGCCGGATGCATGCCGGTCCTCATCGGCTGGGCGGCCGTCACCGGGTCGCTCACCTGGGCCCCGGTCATCCTGTTCCTCGTCATCTTCCTCTGGACCCCGCCGCACTACTGGCCGCTGTCGATGCGCTACCGCGACGACTACGCGTCGGTCAACGTGCCGATGCTGGCCGTCGTCCGCGGTCGCGCCCACGTCGGCCTCCAGGTGATCCTCTACGCGTGGGCCACCGTCGCGTGCTCGCTGCTGCTCGTGCCGGTCGCGCACATGGGAGTCGTCTACACGGCGGTCGCCGTGGCGAGCGGGGCCTGGTTCATCTGGGAGTCGCACCGCCTCTACGGTCGTGCCATCCAGCACGTCGCCGAGGTGCAGCCGATGAGGGTCTTCCACTCGTCGATCACGTATCTGACGCTGATCTTCCTCGCGGTCGGGATCGACCCGCTCCTGCCCTTCTAG
- the tkt gene encoding transketolase, protein MADLQWESIDNKAVNTVRVLAADAVEKVGNGHPGTAMSLAPAAYLLFQKVMRRDPSDSTWIGRDRFILSVGHSSLTQYIQFYLGGYGLELEDLEALRTWGSKTPGHPEFGHTDGVEITTGPLGQGLASSVGMAYAARFERGLFDPEAPAGTSPFDHFVYVIAGDGDMQEGVTSEAASLAGHQQLGNLIAIYDSNQISIEDDTNIAFTEDVHKRFEAYDWDVQVVDWKKTGEYVEDVQELNDAIDRAKGVTDKPSLIILKTIIAWPSPTKQNSGKSHGSALGAEEIAALKRVVGFDPDKSFDVDPEVLEHTRKAVERGQAQHAEWNARLDEWAAANPEKKVLLDRILAGDLPEGLAEALPVFEPGKDVSTRAASGKVINAIAGVVPEFWGGSADLAESNLTTITNAQSFVPTEWSTHEWTGNPYGRVLHFGIREHAMGAILNGIALHGNTRPFGGTFLIFSDYMRPAVRLAALMKSPVTYVWTHDSVALGEDGPTHQPVEQLAALRAIPGLDIVRPADANETAYAWLTILQRHSGPAGLALSRQNLPVFERGDGDAEGETFASAKNVAKGAYVLAEAPGGTPDVLLIATGSEVQIAVEAREVLRGEGINARVVSAPSLEWFDEQSAEYRESVLPAGVKARVSIEAAVSMSWKGIVGDAGRSVSIEHFGASADYKTLYEKFGITTEAAVAAAKDSLAAL, encoded by the coding sequence GTGGCAGATCTGCAATGGGAATCCATTGACAACAAGGCGGTCAACACGGTTCGCGTCCTCGCGGCCGATGCGGTGGAGAAGGTGGGAAACGGCCACCCCGGAACGGCGATGAGCCTGGCACCCGCTGCCTATCTCCTCTTCCAGAAGGTCATGCGGCGTGACCCCAGCGACAGCACCTGGATCGGTCGCGACCGGTTCATCCTCTCCGTCGGGCACTCCTCGCTCACGCAGTACATCCAGTTCTACCTCGGCGGCTACGGCCTCGAGCTCGAGGACCTCGAGGCGCTCCGCACGTGGGGCTCCAAGACCCCGGGCCACCCCGAGTTCGGCCACACCGACGGCGTCGAGATCACGACCGGCCCGCTCGGCCAGGGTCTCGCCAGCTCCGTGGGCATGGCGTACGCGGCACGCTTCGAGCGCGGTCTCTTCGACCCCGAGGCTCCTGCCGGTACCAGCCCCTTCGATCACTTCGTCTACGTGATCGCCGGCGACGGCGACATGCAGGAGGGCGTGACCAGCGAGGCCGCGTCCCTCGCGGGCCACCAGCAGCTCGGCAACCTCATCGCGATCTACGACTCCAACCAGATCTCGATCGAGGACGACACCAACATCGCCTTCACCGAGGACGTCCACAAGCGCTTCGAGGCCTACGACTGGGACGTCCAGGTCGTCGACTGGAAGAAGACCGGCGAGTACGTCGAAGACGTGCAGGAGCTCAACGACGCCATCGACCGCGCCAAGGGCGTGACCGACAAGCCGTCGCTCATCATCCTGAAGACGATCATCGCGTGGCCCTCCCCCACCAAGCAGAACTCCGGCAAGTCGCACGGCTCCGCCCTGGGTGCCGAGGAGATCGCCGCGCTCAAGCGCGTCGTCGGCTTCGACCCCGACAAGTCGTTCGACGTCGACCCGGAGGTGCTCGAGCACACCCGCAAGGCCGTCGAGCGCGGCCAGGCGCAGCACGCCGAGTGGAACGCCCGTCTCGACGAGTGGGCTGCGGCCAACCCCGAGAAGAAGGTCCTCCTCGACCGGATCCTCGCGGGCGACCTGCCCGAGGGCCTCGCAGAAGCCCTCCCGGTCTTCGAGCCCGGCAAGGACGTCTCGACCCGAGCCGCCTCCGGCAAGGTCATCAACGCCATCGCCGGCGTCGTCCCCGAGTTCTGGGGCGGATCGGCCGACCTCGCCGAGTCGAACCTCACGACGATCACGAACGCGCAGTCGTTCGTGCCGACCGAGTGGTCGACTCACGAGTGGACGGGCAACCCCTACGGACGCGTCCTCCACTTCGGGATCCGGGAGCACGCCATGGGTGCGATCCTCAACGGCATCGCCCTCCACGGCAACACGCGCCCGTTCGGCGGCACGTTCCTGATCTTCAGCGACTACATGCGCCCCGCGGTCCGCCTGGCGGCCCTGATGAAGTCGCCGGTCACCTACGTCTGGACCCACGACTCCGTGGCGCTCGGCGAGGACGGCCCGACCCACCAGCCGGTCGAGCAGCTCGCCGCCCTCCGCGCGATCCCGGGGCTCGACATCGTGCGTCCCGCCGACGCCAACGAGACCGCCTACGCCTGGCTCACCATCCTGCAGCGTCACTCCGGCCCCGCCGGTCTCGCGCTCAGCCGCCAGAACCTCCCCGTGTTCGAGCGCGGCGACGGCGACGCCGAGGGCGAGACCTTCGCGTCGGCCAAGAACGTCGCCAAGGGCGCCTACGTCCTCGCCGAGGCCCCGGGCGGAACGCCCGACGTCCTCCTCATCGCCACCGGCAGCGAGGTCCAGATCGCCGTCGAGGCCCGCGAGGTCCTGCGCGGCGAGGGCATCAACGCCCGCGTCGTCTCGGCCCCGTCGCTCGAGTGGTTCGACGAGCAGAGCGCCGAATACCGCGAGTCGGTCCTCCCCGCCGGCGTCAAGGCGCGCGTCTCCATCGAGGCCGCCGTGTCGATGTCCTGGAAGGGCATCGTCGGTGACGCCGGACGCAGCGTCTCGATCGAGCACTTCGGTGCCTCGGCCGACTACAAGACCCTGTACGAGAAGTTCGGGATCACCACGGAAGCCGCCGTCGCCGCGGCCAAGGATTCGCTGGCCGCTCTCTGA
- the tal gene encoding transaldolase — MTDTSTSTPTPTAELSAAGVSIWLDDLSRERIKAEGLQKLIAERNVVGVTTNPTIFASALAKGEAYDEQVAELAKAGTGVTDAVFEITTDDVADACIVFKPIYDATAGYDGRVSIEVEPGLAHDAAGTIEQAKSLFTKVDRENVLIKIPATVEGLEAITAVIAEGISVNVTLIFSLERYRAVINAYLTGLEQAKAAGKDLTKIHSVASFFVSRVDTEIDKRLDAIGTDEAKALKSKAGVANAQLAYQVYQQAFETERAQGLIAAGANKQRPLWASTGVKDPAVLDTTYVVELVAADVVNTMPEKTLEATFDHGVIAGDTITGSYAKANEVMDAIAAQGVSYDEVTAALESEGVEKFIVSWNELLDTVTAALEAAK, encoded by the coding sequence ATGACCGACACATCCACCTCCACCCCCACCCCCACCGCAGAGCTCTCGGCCGCGGGCGTCAGCATCTGGCTCGACGACCTGTCGCGCGAGCGCATCAAGGCCGAGGGCCTCCAGAAGCTGATCGCCGAGCGGAACGTCGTCGGCGTCACCACGAACCCGACCATCTTCGCGTCGGCTCTCGCCAAGGGCGAGGCCTACGACGAGCAGGTCGCCGAGCTCGCCAAGGCCGGCACCGGGGTCACCGATGCCGTCTTCGAGATCACGACTGACGACGTCGCCGACGCGTGCATCGTCTTCAAGCCGATCTACGACGCCACCGCCGGCTACGACGGCCGCGTGTCGATCGAGGTCGAGCCCGGCCTCGCCCACGACGCCGCCGGGACCATCGAGCAGGCGAAGAGCCTGTTCACGAAGGTCGACCGCGAGAACGTCCTCATCAAGATCCCCGCGACCGTCGAGGGACTCGAGGCCATCACCGCCGTCATCGCCGAGGGCATCAGCGTCAACGTCACGCTGATCTTCTCGCTCGAGCGCTACCGCGCCGTGATCAACGCCTACCTGACCGGTCTCGAGCAGGCCAAGGCCGCGGGCAAGGACCTCACGAAGATCCACTCCGTCGCCTCGTTCTTCGTGTCGCGCGTCGACACCGAGATCGACAAGCGCCTCGACGCGATCGGCACGGACGAGGCCAAGGCCCTGAAGTCGAAGGCCGGCGTCGCGAACGCCCAGCTCGCCTACCAGGTGTACCAGCAGGCCTTCGAGACCGAGCGCGCCCAGGGCCTCATCGCCGCCGGCGCCAACAAGCAGCGCCCGCTGTGGGCGTCCACCGGCGTGAAGGACCCCGCGGTCCTCGACACGACGTACGTCGTCGAGCTCGTCGCGGCCGACGTCGTCAACACGATGCCGGAGAAGACCCTCGAGGCCACCTTCGACCACGGCGTCATCGCCGGCGACACCATCACCGGGTCCTACGCGAAGGCCAACGAGGTCATGGACGCCATCGCGGCCCAGGGCGTCTCCTACGACGAGGTGACCGCGGCTCTCGAGTCCGAGGGCGTCGAGAAGTTCATCGTCTCCTGGAACGAACTGCTGGACACCGTCACGGCCGCTCTGGAGGCCGCCAAGTGA